In one Erythrobacteraceae bacterium WH01K genomic region, the following are encoded:
- a CDS encoding methylamine utilization protein, with protein MKMRFPAAMAALASVTGLLAGAAFVGTPLHAQSAGGSDLKVQVFDQRGAPVRDAVVEIHPAGGTSGPIRFPWRMAMAQKDQQFIPGTLIVAKGSTVAFPNLDRVRHSVYSFSKPARFEIDLYGRDQTRTQGFPIAGSVALGCNIHDAMRGYIRVTETPYAAKTDGNGIIRLKNTPVGEARLTVWHPQLRNTGNEFSGPVQISAGGDAKSVRIKLR; from the coding sequence ATGAAAATGCGTTTTCCCGCAGCCATGGCGGCCCTTGCGTCCGTCACGGGCCTACTTGCCGGCGCGGCCTTCGTCGGTACGCCCCTCCACGCGCAATCGGCAGGTGGCAGCGACCTGAAGGTGCAGGTTTTCGACCAGCGCGGCGCCCCTGTGCGCGATGCCGTGGTGGAAATCCATCCGGCCGGAGGGACAAGCGGGCCCATTCGCTTTCCATGGCGCATGGCGATGGCGCAGAAGGACCAGCAGTTTATTCCCGGCACGCTCATCGTGGCGAAGGGCAGCACGGTTGCCTTTCCCAATCTCGACCGGGTCCGCCATTCCGTCTACAGTTTCAGCAAGCCCGCCCGCTTCGAAATCGACCTGTATGGCCGCGACCAGACGCGCACGCAGGGGTTTCCGATTGCAGGCAGCGTCGCGCTCGGCTGCAACATCCATGATGCCATGCGCGGTTATATCCGCGTGACCGAGACACCCTATGCGGCAAAGACCGATGGCAACGGCATCATCCGCCTCAAGAATACGCCTGTGGGCGAAGCTCGGCTGACGGTATGGCACCCGCAATTGCGCAATACCGGAAACGAGTTCAGCGGGCCTGTGCAAATCTCCGCGGGCGGCGACGCGAAAAGCGTCCGGATCAAGCTCAGGTGA
- a CDS encoding ROK family protein: MRFGAIEAGGTKFVLAVGSSPRSIDSLHVIPTRTPEVTLPEALDWFRFAGPVDAMGIGSFGPAVVDPEAAGWGSIGNTPKPGWSGCDIAGFFSRELDVPVGFDTDVHAAALAESRQGAGAWRGTLAYVTVGTGIGGGPVIGGEPVHGVAHPEMGHIFPRRARGDEEFPGICPSHGDCLEGLASGPAIMRRWGRSLSDLPREHAAHGIIADYLAQLCHSIFAMTAAELVVLGGGVLGTPGLLDRVRSRADELNADYLPGTAAHSIVAPGLREGSGLAEAMILAEGAGRELC, encoded by the coding sequence ATGCGGTTTGGTGCGATCGAGGCCGGTGGCACGAAATTCGTCCTCGCAGTCGGTTCCTCGCCGCGCTCCATAGATTCCCTTCATGTCATTCCGACCCGCACGCCTGAGGTCACCCTGCCAGAAGCGCTGGACTGGTTCCGCTTTGCCGGACCGGTCGACGCCATGGGCATCGGCAGCTTTGGCCCGGCCGTGGTCGATCCGGAGGCGGCCGGGTGGGGCAGCATCGGCAACACGCCGAAGCCGGGCTGGTCGGGCTGCGATATTGCGGGATTCTTCTCGCGCGAACTGGATGTACCGGTCGGTTTCGACACGGATGTCCACGCGGCCGCGCTGGCGGAAAGCAGGCAGGGCGCAGGGGCGTGGCGGGGAACGCTCGCCTATGTGACGGTGGGCACGGGGATTGGCGGTGGCCCGGTCATCGGTGGCGAGCCGGTCCACGGCGTCGCCCATCCTGAAATGGGTCATATCTTCCCTCGCCGTGCCCGGGGGGACGAGGAGTTTCCCGGCATCTGTCCCAGCCATGGCGACTGCCTGGAGGGGTTGGCATCCGGCCCTGCAATAATGCGCCGCTGGGGCCGTTCGCTTTCCGACCTGCCACGCGAGCACGCGGCACATGGCATCATCGCGGATTACCTTGCGCAGCTTTGCCATTCCATCTTCGCCATGACGGCTGCCGAGCTGGTCGTTCTGGGCGGCGGCGTATTGGGCACGCCGGGCCTGCTGGACCGGGTCCGCAGCCGGGCGGACGAGCTCAATGCCGATTACCTGCCCGGAACGGCGGCGCATTCCATCGTGGCACCCGGCCTACGCGAGGGGTCGGGACTGGCAGAAGCCATGATCCTGGCCGAAGGGGCGGGGCGGGAGCTGTGTTAG
- a CDS encoding DUF3034 family protein: MNYRRHLFAALVLAAPLCPAAAEELVWFEDDKLVLTNGVSTVEGASGGGLATWATIAGRESDRGVGISAHVTGAELPDFRWQSHGAAIGYRNRVELSYARQNFNTRAAGEALGIGRGTIISQDVFGAKLRVLGDTVYGDPLLPQISVGVQHKVNRDGPVVLAVGAADTSGTDFTVSATKLVLSQSILVGATARATKANEGGLLGYGSAAGEGYSLQFEGTAAYQLSRRAVVGAEFRTKPDNLGVGEDDWFDLFAAYAVTDNLTVTAAYADLGTIATFEKQRGGLLSAQLAF, translated from the coding sequence ATGAATTACCGCCGCCATCTCTTTGCCGCGCTTGTCCTCGCTGCTCCGCTGTGCCCGGCCGCCGCGGAAGAGCTTGTGTGGTTCGAGGACGACAAGCTCGTCCTGACCAACGGCGTTTCGACCGTCGAGGGAGCGAGCGGCGGCGGACTGGCCACATGGGCCACGATCGCGGGGCGCGAAAGCGACCGCGGGGTCGGCATCAGTGCCCATGTAACCGGTGCCGAATTACCGGATTTCCGGTGGCAGAGTCACGGCGCGGCTATCGGTTACCGCAACCGCGTGGAATTGTCCTATGCGCGGCAGAATTTCAATACGCGCGCCGCTGGCGAGGCCCTGGGCATCGGACGTGGCACGATCATCAGCCAGGACGTGTTCGGGGCGAAGCTGCGGGTGCTGGGCGACACCGTTTATGGCGATCCGCTCTTGCCGCAGATCAGTGTCGGCGTGCAGCACAAGGTCAATCGCGACGGCCCCGTCGTCTTGGCTGTGGGCGCGGCGGATACCAGTGGCACGGATTTCACCGTAAGCGCGACGAAGCTCGTCCTTTCCCAATCCATCCTGGTCGGAGCCACGGCCCGCGCGACGAAAGCCAATGAGGGCGGATTGCTGGGATATGGCAGCGCTGCGGGCGAAGGCTATTCCCTCCAGTTCGAAGGGACGGCTGCCTACCAATTGTCCCGCCGCGCCGTCGTCGGAGCGGAATTCCGGACGAAGCCCGATAATCTGGGCGTGGGCGAAGATGACTGGTTCGACCTCTTCGCGGCCTATGCCGTGACCGACAACCTGACCGTCACTGCCGCCTATGCCGATCTCGGCACGATCGCCACGTTCGAAAAGCAGCGCGGCGGCCTGCTGTCGGCTCAGCTCGCGTTCTAG
- a CDS encoding metalloregulator ArsR/SmtB family transcription factor, translating to MRIEAIMRALADPTRLRIMRLLHTMELAVGELAHVLGQSQPRVSRHVAILTESGLAERRREGSWVFLRAAGGSSGEGAALVAAVSRLLAIAEREDDSFARDCETDRQQLAAIRQSREEGANAWFADHAEEWDGLRRLHSPDGQVEEALAAALGGRPLGALLDIGTGTGRMAELFAAEADHIVALDKSLEMLRVARAKLQNLPAERVELVQGDFAALPFGAHRFDTVLLHQVLHFAQDPARALAEAARVVRPSGRIAIVDFAAHDREELRERFAHARLGFTDDDMQAALEAAGFDPSRPVALPGGPLVVKIWIGERGSAGPVDTDKRKAASQ from the coding sequence ATGCGGATCGAGGCGATCATGCGGGCATTGGCCGACCCTACACGGCTCAGGATCATGCGGCTGCTCCATACGATGGAGCTTGCCGTAGGGGAACTGGCGCATGTGCTCGGCCAGAGCCAGCCGCGTGTCAGCCGCCATGTCGCCATCCTGACCGAATCCGGCCTCGCCGAACGCCGCCGCGAGGGAAGCTGGGTGTTCCTGCGCGCGGCAGGCGGCAGCTCGGGCGAAGGGGCGGCGCTGGTCGCCGCAGTCAGTCGCCTGCTCGCCATTGCCGAGCGCGAGGACGACAGCTTTGCCCGCGATTGCGAGACCGATCGCCAGCAACTGGCCGCCATCCGCCAGTCGCGCGAAGAAGGCGCCAATGCCTGGTTCGCCGACCATGCAGAGGAATGGGATGGCCTGCGCAGGCTTCACAGCCCCGATGGACAGGTGGAGGAAGCCCTTGCAGCCGCGCTGGGGGGCAGGCCGCTGGGTGCGCTTCTCGATATAGGCACGGGAACGGGCCGGATGGCGGAACTGTTCGCGGCCGAGGCGGATCATATCGTCGCGCTGGACAAGAGCCTGGAAATGCTCCGTGTCGCCCGCGCGAAACTGCAGAACCTGCCTGCCGAGCGTGTCGAGCTGGTGCAGGGCGATTTCGCGGCACTGCCGTTCGGCGCCCATCGGTTCGACACGGTGCTGCTGCACCAGGTCCTGCATTTCGCGCAGGACCCCGCCCGCGCATTGGCAGAGGCGGCCCGCGTGGTGCGACCTTCCGGACGTATCGCCATCGTCGACTTTGCCGCCCATGACCGGGAGGAATTGCGCGAACGTTTCGCCCATGCCCGGCTCGGCTTCACCGACGACGACATGCAGGCGGCGCTGGAGGCGGCAGGCTTTGATCCGTCGCGCCCCGTCGCGCTGCCGGGCGGACCATTGGTCGTGAAAATCTGGATCGGCGAGCGGGGTTCCGCAGGTCCGGTCGATACTGACAAGCGAAAGGCTGCATCACAGTGA
- a CDS encoding homocysteine S-methyltransferase family protein: protein MSARARLNAAAADRILIFDGAFGTQIQERGLGEADYAGDLGLSADQKGNNDILALTRPDVIADITRAYLDAGADVVSTNTFSANTISQADYAAEDKVRDINIASARIARELADEYQAEDSRPRFVAGAIGPTNKTLSLSPDVEDPGFREIDFDTLVGVYREQAAALVEGGADFILIETIFDTLNAKAGIFAVRQLEAELGHDVPIMLSMTLTDLSGRNLSGHTVEAFWYAVRHANPVTIGLNCSFGAEQLRPHVQLLSDIADTLVLAYPNAGLPNDLGEYDEEPGTTAALVRRWAENGRVNILGGCCGSTPAHIAEIAKAVEGLPPRAIPERDTKMRLAGLEPFTIAA from the coding sequence ATGAGCGCGCGCGCACGATTGAACGCTGCGGCAGCAGACCGCATCCTGATCTTCGACGGTGCGTTCGGCACGCAGATACAGGAGCGCGGCCTCGGCGAAGCGGATTATGCCGGCGATCTCGGCCTGTCCGCCGACCAGAAGGGCAATAACGACATCCTCGCGCTGACCCGCCCCGATGTCATTGCCGATATCACTCGGGCCTATCTGGATGCAGGCGCCGATGTGGTCTCCACCAATACGTTTAGCGCCAACACCATCAGCCAGGCGGATTATGCGGCAGAGGACAAGGTGCGCGATATCAACATCGCCTCTGCACGCATTGCGAGGGAACTGGCGGACGAATACCAGGCGGAGGACAGTCGCCCGCGCTTCGTCGCAGGGGCCATCGGTCCGACGAACAAGACCCTCTCGCTCAGCCCCGATGTCGAAGATCCCGGTTTCCGCGAAATCGACTTCGATACGCTGGTCGGCGTCTACCGCGAACAGGCCGCCGCCTTGGTCGAAGGAGGGGCGGACTTCATCCTGATCGAGACCATTTTCGATACGCTCAATGCCAAGGCGGGGATTTTCGCGGTCAGGCAGCTGGAGGCCGAGCTTGGCCATGATGTGCCGATCATGCTGTCCATGACGCTGACCGACCTGTCGGGCCGCAACCTGTCGGGCCATACGGTGGAGGCGTTCTGGTATGCCGTGCGCCATGCGAACCCCGTGACCATCGGCCTCAATTGCAGTTTCGGTGCGGAGCAATTGCGTCCGCATGTCCAGCTGTTGTCCGATATCGCCGATACGCTGGTGCTGGCTTACCCCAATGCAGGCCTGCCCAACGATCTGGGCGAATATGACGAGGAGCCGGGGACGACCGCCGCGCTGGTTCGCCGCTGGGCGGAGAACGGCCGGGTCAACATCCTCGGCGGATGCTGCGGCTCGACGCCCGCGCACATCGCCGAAATTGCCAAGGCGGTGGAGGGCCTGCCGCCGCGTGCGATACCCGAGCGGGATACCAAGATGAGGCTCGCCGGTCTCGAACCGTTCACGATCGCGGCATGA
- a CDS encoding group 1 truncated hemoglobin, translated as MIALTIALLLQQAPPEDIDWDAEFGVEEQVRDPETGELPVDPYVQSNDNAGADPFGGSSMAETFGGQDGIRAITNRLIDLNLDDPRISDIFVGHDMVRLRRTLFEQFCYILAAGCDYTGRDMRASHDAMGVQRKDMNALVENLQQAMREQDIPFAAQNRLLAKLAPMSRDVIER; from the coding sequence ATGATTGCCCTCACTATTGCTCTCCTCCTGCAGCAGGCTCCGCCCGAAGACATCGACTGGGATGCAGAGTTCGGCGTCGAGGAACAGGTGCGCGATCCGGAAACCGGGGAATTGCCGGTCGATCCCTACGTGCAGAGCAACGACAATGCCGGCGCCGATCCCTTTGGCGGGTCATCGATGGCCGAAACCTTCGGCGGGCAGGACGGCATTCGTGCCATCACGAACCGCCTGATCGATCTCAACCTTGACGACCCGCGCATCAGCGACATTTTCGTAGGGCACGACATGGTCCGCCTGCGCCGCACTCTGTTCGAGCAATTCTGTTACATCCTTGCCGCAGGCTGCGACTATACCGGCCGCGACATGAGGGCATCGCACGACGCAATGGGCGTGCAGCGCAAGGACATGAATGCCCTCGTCGAGAACTTGCAGCAGGCCATGCGGGAGCAGGACATCCCTTTCGCGGCGCAGAACCGCCTGCTGGCGAAACTGGCACCCATGTCGCGCGACGTTATCGAACGCTAA
- a CDS encoding EAL domain-containing protein yields MSLPRASDVLRFGSLKVRIAVLYAALFAAVLAVIIVIVGNSIARFGEDTATRDLQANARVFDELLEVRAGQLQQSSAVLARDFGFRGAVATGDQPTMESALASLESRSGAKAFIIGLDGNLAAGSGGIVDDPAELWRPLDAGETRGIIDLGDRLGLAAASAIEVPDLIGWLVVAQPLNRAELDRLVDLAAIDVTARVEPEKDLPAWLRDIRAGEPVERSTGERTLYNVSAIGALQDGVEPRLVLEHSLSASLARYDGLQYLLLSLGIAALLLVVGLSWRVALTITGPIKKLDDATRAISEGRDVELRADTPDEIGNLARSFNAMVMAIDERERRIIHVGLHDGLTNLPNRKLFVEQLNTALDRVQDGHRLMVVYVDLDDFKVVNDTLGHPSGDALLRDVANHLKEELPDALVARLGGDEFAILLENIDGGESLAARADRIQACFQRSVTLNGQQADCSASLGIAIAPADGMDGATLMKNADLALYRAKGEGKATYHFFEQALDEQARQRRQMELDLRTALHSGGFELHYQPLYNLSSEQFSGFEALIRWPHPTRGMISPAEFIPLAEETGLIIPLGEWVIQEACRTAAGWSGDLSVAVNISPKQFAKPGLSSTILQALTNTGLAPHRLELEITESIFIANVEQTLAALHSLRDLGARIALDDFGTGYSSLSYLRSFPFDKVKIDRSFVEDLNTQTNAHAVIRAITTLAEALGMETLAEGVEEESQLEVLRAEGCRHIQGFLFSRPLSSDAVDDLLADAHGLEWRRRA; encoded by the coding sequence GTGAGCTTGCCCCGCGCATCCGATGTCCTGCGTTTCGGTTCGCTGAAGGTCCGCATCGCGGTCCTCTACGCGGCCCTGTTCGCAGCCGTCCTGGCCGTGATCATCGTGATCGTCGGAAATTCCATCGCCCGTTTCGGCGAGGATACTGCCACCCGCGACCTGCAGGCCAATGCGCGCGTGTTCGACGAATTGCTCGAAGTGCGTGCAGGCCAGTTGCAGCAATCGAGCGCAGTTCTCGCACGCGATTTCGGTTTTCGGGGAGCCGTGGCGACCGGTGACCAGCCGACGATGGAAAGCGCGCTCGCCAGCCTGGAAAGCCGTTCCGGCGCGAAAGCGTTCATCATCGGGCTGGACGGGAACCTGGCTGCGGGTTCCGGCGGAATTGTCGATGACCCGGCCGAACTGTGGCGTCCTCTCGATGCAGGCGAAACCCGCGGTATCATAGACCTCGGCGACCGTCTGGGCCTTGCCGCCGCAAGCGCGATCGAGGTCCCCGACCTCATCGGCTGGCTGGTCGTCGCCCAGCCGCTCAACCGGGCCGAACTCGACCGGCTGGTCGACCTTGCAGCGATCGATGTCACGGCGCGCGTGGAGCCGGAAAAGGACCTGCCCGCCTGGCTGCGGGACATCCGCGCAGGGGAACCGGTGGAACGCAGCACGGGCGAGCGGACGCTGTATAACGTTTCCGCCATTGGCGCATTGCAGGACGGGGTGGAGCCGCGCCTGGTGCTGGAACATTCCCTTTCTGCCTCGCTCGCGCGCTACGACGGCTTGCAATACCTCCTGCTTTCCCTCGGCATCGCGGCCCTGCTGCTGGTCGTCGGGCTAAGCTGGCGTGTCGCACTCACGATTACCGGCCCGATCAAGAAGCTGGACGATGCGACGCGGGCCATTTCCGAAGGGCGCGATGTCGAACTTCGCGCCGATACGCCCGATGAAATCGGCAATCTTGCGCGTAGCTTCAACGCGATGGTCATGGCCATCGACGAACGCGAGCGGCGCATCATCCATGTCGGCCTCCATGACGGACTGACCAACCTGCCCAACCGCAAGCTGTTCGTGGAACAGCTCAACACGGCGCTCGACCGCGTGCAGGACGGCCACCGGCTGATGGTGGTGTATGTCGACCTCGACGACTTCAAGGTGGTCAACGATACGCTGGGCCATCCGTCCGGCGATGCGCTCCTGCGCGATGTGGCGAACCACCTGAAGGAAGAGCTGCCCGACGCGCTTGTCGCGCGCCTGGGCGGCGACGAATTTGCCATCCTGCTGGAGAATATCGACGGAGGGGAAAGCCTTGCCGCCAGGGCCGACAGGATCCAGGCATGTTTCCAGCGGAGCGTGACGTTGAACGGGCAACAGGCGGATTGCTCCGCCAGCCTCGGCATTGCCATCGCGCCGGCGGACGGGATGGACGGTGCGACGTTGATGAAGAATGCCGACCTTGCGCTTTACAGGGCCAAGGGCGAAGGCAAGGCGACCTATCATTTCTTCGAACAGGCGCTCGACGAGCAGGCGCGGCAGCGCCGCCAGATGGAGCTCGACCTGCGGACCGCGCTGCATAGTGGCGGGTTCGAACTGCATTACCAGCCGCTCTACAACCTGTCGTCCGAACAGTTCAGCGGTTTCGAGGCGCTCATCCGCTGGCCGCATCCAACGCGCGGCATGATAAGCCCGGCCGAATTCATTCCGCTGGCGGAAGAGACCGGCCTGATCATCCCGCTTGGCGAATGGGTCATACAGGAGGCTTGCCGCACGGCGGCCGGCTGGTCGGGAGACCTGTCGGTTGCGGTCAATATCTCGCCCAAGCAGTTCGCCAAGCCTGGCCTGTCTTCGACGATCCTGCAGGCGCTCACCAATACCGGCCTCGCACCGCACAGGCTCGAGCTGGAAATCACGGAAAGCATCTTCATCGCCAATGTCGAACAGACCCTGGCGGCGCTGCACAGCCTGCGCGACCTGGGGGCCCGGATCGCGCTGGACGATTTCGGGACCGGCTATTCCTCGCTCAGCTACCTGCGCTCCTTCCCCTTCGACAAGGTCAAGATCGATCGCAGTTTCGTCGAGGACCTGAACACCCAGACCAATGCGCACGCGGTCATCCGCGCGATCACGACGCTGGCCGAGGCACTGGGCATGGAAACGCTGGCGGAAGGCGTGGAAGAGGAAAGCCAGCTGGAGGTTTTGCGGGCCGAGGGTTGCCGCCACATCCAGGGCTTCCTGTTCAGCCGACCGCTCAGCAGCGACGCGGTGGACGACCTCCTGGCCGATGCGCATGGCCTCGAATGGCGGCGCCGGGCCTGA
- a CDS encoding glycoside hydrolase family 68 protein, which yields MDGPDRPDRGDPALRHFEAKIRLLERSGGHWIDHGTVLPDEPQPYEREWAGSALLDGTDVYLFFTAAGVADRPGGYQQRLYEAKATLGADGFPADWSQPRPCLASDHPAYQLANAHEGRAGEIKAFRDPAFFRDPADGSDYLIFTASLADAKPQFNGAVGIAKRHAGGWDLLPPLLQADGVNNELERAHAVSVTEAITCSAPHSAPPSHRACGMPRTACTGWSRTACSGNIGP from the coding sequence GTGGATGGCCCTGACCGCCCCGACAGGGGCGATCCCGCGCTGCGCCATTTCGAGGCGAAAATCCGCCTGCTCGAACGCAGCGGCGGACATTGGATCGACCACGGCACCGTGCTGCCGGACGAGCCGCAGCCCTACGAGCGGGAGTGGGCGGGTTCCGCCCTGCTGGACGGGACGGATGTCTACCTCTTCTTCACCGCTGCCGGCGTCGCGGACAGGCCGGGCGGTTACCAGCAGCGCCTGTACGAGGCGAAAGCGACCCTTGGCGCTGACGGCTTCCCCGCCGACTGGTCGCAGCCGCGCCCGTGCCTGGCGTCGGATCATCCCGCCTACCAGTTGGCCAATGCGCATGAAGGCCGGGCAGGCGAGATCAAGGCGTTTCGCGATCCGGCCTTTTTCCGCGATCCTGCCGATGGATCGGACTATCTGATCTTCACTGCCTCGCTGGCGGACGCAAAACCCCAATTCAACGGGGCCGTGGGTATTGCGAAGCGGCACGCCGGAGGCTGGGACCTGCTTCCTCCGCTGCTGCAGGCAGACGGGGTGAACAACGAACTGGAGCGCGCCCATGCGGTTTCCGTGACGGAGGCTATTACCTGTTCTGCGCCACACAGCGCTCCACCTTCGCACAGGGCCTGCGGCATGCCCCGAACGGCGTGTACGGGATGGTCGCGGACAGCCTGTTCGGGGAATATCGGCCCCTGA
- a CDS encoding glycoside hydrolase family 68 protein, with product MRHAPNGVYGMVADSLFGEYRPLNESGLVLANPEADPAQTYSWFVSRELVVSGFVDMVVERSDGADTARFGGVPAPLLQLSIDGDPCKLEGIVAV from the coding sequence CTGCGGCATGCCCCGAACGGCGTGTACGGGATGGTCGCGGACAGCCTGTTCGGGGAATATCGGCCCCTGAACGAGAGCGGTCTCGTCCTCGCCAATCCGGAAGCGGACCCGGCACAGACCTATAGCTGGTTCGTGTCGCGCGAACTGGTAGTCAGCGGCTTCGTCGACATGGTTGTCGAAAGGTCCGACGGCGCCGATACTGCTCGCTTCGGCGGCGTACCCGCGCCGCTTCTGCAATTGTCGATCGATGGCGACCCCTGCAAGCTGGAAGGCATCGTGGCGGTATGA
- a CDS encoding aldo/keto reductase, whose amino-acid sequence MDYVKFGRSGLDVSRLCLGCMSFGDPQAEGHDWTMQEDEARPFFRQALEAGINFFDTANVYSGGTSEEITGRLLKEMAHRDEIVIATKGFFRWKQAPNSGGLSAKALMHAVDDSLRRLGTDYIDLYQIHRLDPAVPMEEIVEALDAIVRSGKVRYLGASSMYAWQFQKLLHLAESAGLKKFVSMQNYVNLLYREEEREMLPLCADYGIAVMPWSPLARGRLARPAAAQETRRSQTDRLQPVLYDRTADADARVIAAVETIAKQRGVPMAQVALAWVLQKPEVTSPIVGATRQSHISDAVAALDLELTSDEICALEAPYVPHAVTGLFAMPPARLELTLKD is encoded by the coding sequence ATGGACTATGTGAAATTCGGCCGGTCCGGCCTCGACGTATCGCGGCTGTGCCTTGGCTGCATGAGCTTCGGCGACCCGCAGGCCGAAGGGCACGACTGGACGATGCAGGAAGACGAGGCCCGGCCATTCTTCCGGCAGGCGCTGGAAGCCGGCATCAATTTCTTCGACACCGCCAATGTCTATTCGGGCGGAACGAGCGAGGAAATTACCGGCAGGCTGCTGAAGGAAATGGCTCACCGCGACGAGATCGTGATCGCGACCAAGGGTTTCTTCCGCTGGAAACAGGCACCCAATTCGGGCGGATTGTCGGCCAAGGCGCTGATGCACGCGGTGGATGACAGCCTGCGCCGGCTGGGAACCGATTACATCGACCTCTACCAGATCCACCGGCTCGATCCTGCCGTGCCCATGGAGGAAATCGTAGAGGCGCTGGACGCCATCGTGCGCAGCGGGAAGGTTCGCTATCTCGGTGCGTCCAGCATGTATGCATGGCAATTCCAGAAGCTGCTGCATCTGGCGGAGAGTGCCGGGCTCAAGAAATTCGTCTCGATGCAGAATTACGTCAACCTGCTCTACCGCGAGGAAGAGCGCGAGATGCTGCCGCTGTGCGCGGATTACGGCATCGCGGTCATGCCTTGGAGCCCGCTTGCCCGCGGCCGCCTGGCGCGGCCTGCAGCGGCGCAGGAAACGCGCCGTTCGCAGACCGACCGGCTGCAGCCGGTGCTCTACGACCGCACGGCAGACGCCGATGCACGCGTGATAGCGGCGGTGGAGACAATCGCGAAGCAGCGCGGTGTGCCGATGGCGCAGGTGGCGCTTGCGTGGGTCCTGCAAAAGCCGGAAGTGACCAGCCCGATCGTCGGCGCGACCAGGCAATCGCATATCTCCGATGCGGTGGCGGCGCTGGATCTCGAATTGACGTCCGACGAAATCTGTGCGCTGGAGGCCCCCTACGTTCCCCATGCGGTGACCGGCCTGTTCGCCATGCCCCCAGCCCGGCTGGAACTGACTTTGAAGGATTAG
- the metF gene encoding methylenetetrahydrofolate reductase [NAD(P)H]: protein MTASPRPGQQGNLDPAHEERTAHDTPLFSGLPGDIGVSFEFFPPKSEKMEEKLWDAVQELAPLEPDFVSVTYGAGGSTRERTHKTVARIISEAGIPAAAHLTCVDASRAETQAIAEQYWEAGVRHIVALRGDAGEPGAPFTPHADGYANAAELVAGLKEVADFEISVAAYPETHPDADCPQSDLDNLKRKIDAGATRAISQFFFNHETFFDFRDKAEACGIDAPIVPGILPVTNVAQARKFAGQCGAQIPAWMDGLFEGLDERPAARQLVAATIAAELCRRLYAGGVRQFHFYTLNRADLAYAICHMLGRRSQENAA from the coding sequence GTGACGGCGTCCCCCCGGCCCGGACAGCAGGGCAATCTCGATCCCGCGCATGAAGAGCGCACAGCGCACGACACGCCGCTTTTTTCCGGCCTGCCCGGGGACATCGGCGTCAGCTTCGAATTCTTCCCGCCCAAATCGGAAAAGATGGAAGAGAAGCTGTGGGACGCGGTGCAGGAGCTCGCGCCGCTGGAGCCCGATTTCGTGTCCGTCACCTATGGTGCGGGCGGCTCGACCCGCGAGCGGACGCACAAGACGGTGGCGCGCATCATCTCGGAAGCCGGGATTCCCGCAGCCGCGCACCTGACCTGCGTAGATGCCAGCCGCGCAGAGACGCAGGCCATTGCCGAGCAGTACTGGGAGGCAGGCGTGCGCCATATCGTCGCCCTTCGCGGAGACGCGGGCGAGCCCGGCGCCCCGTTCACGCCGCATGCCGATGGCTATGCCAATGCCGCCGAACTGGTTGCGGGGCTGAAGGAAGTCGCCGACTTCGAAATCTCCGTCGCGGCTTACCCCGAGACGCATCCCGATGCCGATTGCCCGCAATCCGACCTCGACAATCTGAAGCGCAAGATCGACGCCGGGGCGACCCGCGCGATCAGCCAGTTCTTCTTCAATCACGAGACCTTCTTCGATTTCCGCGACAAGGCCGAAGCCTGCGGGATCGACGCGCCGATCGTGCCGGGCATCCTGCCGGTCACCAATGTGGCACAGGCGCGCAAGTTTGCAGGCCAGTGCGGGGCGCAGATCCCGGCCTGGATGGACGGCCTGTTCGAAGGGCTGGATGAACGCCCGGCCGCCCGCCAGCTGGTCGCCGCGACCATCGCGGCAGAGCTGTGCCGCCGCCTCTATGCAGGCGGGGTGCGCCAGTTCCACTTCTACACCCTCAACCGCGCCGACCTCGCCTATGCGATCTGCCACATGCTGGGTCGCCGCTCTCAGGAGAACGCAGCATGA